Below is a genomic region from Lepidochelys kempii isolate rLepKem1 chromosome 5, rLepKem1.hap2, whole genome shotgun sequence.
CATATTCTAAGTGAATCACCTTTTTCCCTTCAAAGTTATTCCTTGTAGTacctaaaaataaatgaattactaaaaacaaatgttatttatttctattgcaaGAGTACCTGGGAGCTCCAgtcctgggtcaggaccccattgtgctagaacAAAAATAtactccctgtcccaaagagcataTGATCTAAGAATGTCCAAATTACTTATTTCTCATTCTAGAAAAGGTTTAACCAGCTCACTGCAATGAGCTGGAAGTGACCGTTTTGTTAGTACTTTAGCAATTCTTCATGTATAAAAGGACAGAATTTAACCCACAGATTTTACATGCTAGAGTTACCAAGATGGCAACATCTTCACTAGCAcagatctggccctatatgtttAGAAAGTTGTGCCTGTTCTCACTGCAATTGCTCATACAACACGAATAACTGTATGGAATTTAGGTACACAATGGTACTCACCTCTGAGCACAAAGGGTTCTGAAAATGTAGGTCCTGATATATTAACCACAAGGCTAGAATTAAGTCTCATCTCTTCAGATACTATTTTATGAAGAGGTAAGTTGCATATAAGCTACACTGTGGCATTTAACCCCAGCCCTACTCTGGAGTGTGGTGAAGGGACAGCCCTGGTGATCAGCACATGGAGTTTACAGAACCATAGTTCTATCTATTCCCCATCTCCTTTTGGGTAAGTTGCTCCAGGGGAGCAACTAGCAGTCCCTGTGCTCCCCCAAATATAGGGGCTACAATTCTAGGCTGACCACACCAGTAAGGAGGCTCCTTAGGACCTCATTCCTTATTGCATGAGGACTGGCCATGATCTTGCTCGAAATGTTTAATACATAATTTGCTAAACATTATTGGTTTGTCCCAGAGACTTATTTTTTAAGTAGCCTCAGAAGCATGAGGTTGAACTTATGAGGTGACCTGTGCTCTACTTACTGATAGATATACACATCCATGGATTTATTTTAGGAGCCTTAAACTCACCTATGAACAGAGAGACAGCCCCGCAGCATGGAGAAATCACCAGCTCTGACACTTCATCTGCAGAGAGTTTTTCACAGTTCAGTTTGATGAAATCTTTGGGCTCATCTTCACTTTCATTCATGGCTTCTCTGGAAGGAAACAGAAAGCTACAAAAGTCAAAGATTTAATGAGTTACTTTTCTAGTTACATTGGCCATTTGGAAGCTGCTTTTTAAACACCTGTGGGGCCAGAATTTATCCAGCAATTGTATGGCACCCACTAACATGCTTCAGCTGTACGGCTCACCAGTAGAGATGAAAAAGTAGGTCAGTCTCTATGCCGAATCAGTTCTTAGCCCCTTTGCTGGGAGAACACTAATTGCACTTCTTGTTGGCAATTTCTAGAGGTACAGGGGCTCTCCTTGTTTTAATATACCAATTCTAGAGCCCTGTCTGCAGTGGGATCAGCTAGCAGAGCCCCTTGTGCTAGCATGTCCTATTGTATGACTGGCTACAGTAAGAATGTCAAATTATAAACTGTCTGGAGTTAGAAGAAGGCAAAGAATCTTATTACAATAAAAACTAGGGCACTGATCCAAATGATTGATTTGCTCCAGGGGagcaccatcagattaggcctgaataaagactgggagtggctgggtcattacaaaacctaaacctaatttccccaatactaatttccccctactgttactcacaccttcttgtcaactgtctgaaatgggacatgcatttccacttcaaaagttatttttcctcccttggcatcctgctgtcaattgaattgtctcattagactgacctcacacttggcaAGGCAACTCAcatttttcatgtattttatacctgctcctgtattttccactccatgcatctgatgaagtgggttgtagcccacaaaagcttatgcccaaatacatttgttagtctgaAAGGAGAGAGGTTCTTTTAgcagaaaaagaggaaaatgataattttatatttcaaaattgCTTTAAATCATCTCTCTAgcatcttaattttaaaaagtcaaagtaAAAAAGGTTTCTTTTCAGTGTGATATTAGCCAACCACGAGGATTGGCACCTCTACTGAAAGCCAACAACTATAAAAGCATGAAAAGATCTTAAAAAATACAACAATTAAAGGGCCACATTagcaaagggacttaggcaccacTAGTcttcacaaaactcctgcttaGCTGCTGCCAAACCCCAAAGGTACCCAACCTTCCGTAGCACCTAAGTGTTTGCATTTAAAGTTTCCAGGGAGCCTATTTTTTGGCTTCTGAGCATGTACACTATTGCCTCACTCTAGGTAGCTGGACACCTAAGCCCCAGTATGATGCACAAAGCAATGGAAGATAGGCATTCCTCCTCCTAACTCATTTGTGGGGATAATCCCGTAGGTATGCTCTGACCATGGTTAACGCCACACAAAGCAGGGGGTGGTGTGGTGGACCTCCCTCCTAACTTGTGGCCAGTGATTAGGGTACTCAACTGGGATGTAGAGCACCGTCTACCTGagggaagaagggatttgaagaggaATCGGTCACCTCTCCAGTGAGTGCTGTAGCTACTaggctatgggatagtctgatatGGGCCTCTCTTAGTCTCTCCCATtaaagctgttccattgtggataaataatgagttagtcagtgggccagagagagagtgaatgactctatagcctggtggttagagcactcatctgtgATGTAGGGGACACAGGAtccagtcctcctgctccaaTACTAACACAAAAGACTGAGGGAGACCTATATCAAAAACATCCCATAGTTCAATGGTTAGGgccctcacctgagaggtggcagatccctgttcaaatcctttctcccctctcaggCAGAGTGGCAACTTGAACCaggggtcttccacatcccagggaTGTACCCTCACTACTGGGCCAAAAGTTATGGGGGAGATGGTCCTTCACCACCACCTTTGGTGCCTAACTcagagagggttcacagctgagaatcccaagcagaaggAGGCACCCAACTCCTTAAGAGGGGTCGGGCTTAGGACACATTCTTTTCCTTGGCATCGCCTATTGGCTAGTTCATGCCACTCcctgcctagtgtgctggcttttgtgaatcccacttTTAGCTGCCTATTTCCTGTCACTCATTGTCCGGGAAGCCTGAATGCCAAACTCAGGTTTTGCAAATCCCAGTGATTTGTCTAGGCAACCAACTCCCTgtgtgaatctagcccaaagtATTTTGAAAGCTTTTTCCAATCCATTGCAAATACATTAATCATTTATTCCTGCACCAACTTACATCTTAGTGTCAACATCACAGCTGTCTACTGCAGGGGATGCACGTTACACCCACTCACAGAGTTCCAGTAGAAGGGGAAAGTCATCCACAAATCACTAGACCCTAAACAGAGGGGAAAACTAAAAAGAGAATTCCAGCAATGTTTCAATGCATGATCAACCCCCAGAGGCCATTTACAAAAAGAAGCTATACATACCCAAGCGTCTTTGCCTGGAGTTAGCCCCCGCTGATAGGTGGGATAATAGCAACCTCGTCACCTGACTGCAGGACCAGAAGCTGATCACCAAGAAGCACGTATTCCTGGCGAACAGCAAAGACCACTTGATCCTGAATGGCAGCAAGTCTGAGGAGGATTAGCAGTAGTATAAATACATTTAAGTAAAGTGTTTGCATGAATTCTCAGTTAAATGTGAACAACTGACTGGTGCATAGCACAAGGAAGCTGAAGTCAGTAAGATTACAACTTATGCATCTGCATTTgtactgttttctttaaaaaaaaaaaatcacaacaaacaACTGTATACCCTTGGACTTGATGATTATCTTTTCATGGGCAAGGGCCAGTGGTGAACCAAACCAATACAATTTCTAAAGATAGGAATTGAGCTGGTTAtttcaagcaaaataaaaaaagagattaTATACAGTGGATAGGGAAGATAACATGCATGCAGTAGAAGAGAGTGCTGAAGCTTTGTTTAGAAAAGGTAAAAACAATCATAAGAAAGGAATTATACATTGCATAAGCGTATAGCACAGATGGAGGGAAAACACTATTGCCCAGAAACAAGTAGATGTACCAACGGGGCAAGTAAGACTATCAAGGTGTTAGTGACCTGGTTAGAAGCCAGTGGTGACTGCTGACAGAAAGGCAAAACACAATTTCATTTTCCACCCAAGTCAGGGTAGGTTATGTAACATCTTCAAGAGCTTTGCACAATTTGCGACTGTAAAACATAATTTGATTTGCTTTTCATAAAGAGAATAAAACTTGCAAACTACTGATCATTTTGTGGCCTAAGTCCGTAGGTTTTAGTAACCAATCCAGTAATAGGCTATATGGTAAGATACATTCCAGTTTGATTACTTGCTACTGCTACCGCAAAAAcccaattttgtttcattttaggcAAGATCCTCTCTAATATTTAATTATAGCCTTTCAGTGGCAAGCTTAGGGGCTGCTACTAATGCCAGCCAGTTTAATGCAAAAATCAGTGAAATGCTCTTTTGAACATATTTGTAGAACAAATAAGATCACAAGTAGCAAAATGTAGAACAGATTTCACTATTTTTATTATACTGAAAAACTGACACACACATGTTAATTCCACTATATTACATTTGTAACTCTGTTAACAGTTTAAAACCCCCCAGACTTGAGGAGCACCAGAAGCATGCTCTAAAACTACCTTGGATGCCTTTTAACAATTTCTTCCCACAGCTGTAGAGAGGTTAATTGTTGCGGTACAGAAATAATCTCAGAGCGAACACCTGCCAATTCAGCGCTCCTGGCAAAGTACAGCGCAACAAcctgttaaaaaacaaatcacCATTCCGATTACACACCCTTCAGCTCCTGTCTCCTCAGTGGGTATTTCTAGCGCAGGAAATGGGCCCCCAAACGCATCAACATCATCCGAGGAAGCATACTGCAGATTAAGCGTTAcgatttattaattattattattattattattatttttaatcgcATGCAAGGCCGGGGATCTCGTTTCAGGCACGATAACCGGGAGAGCTCATTACAGTGACTGCGGCCCAGGCTCCCCAAGCCCTTCCATGATGAATTAGGCCCGGCTGCAACTGGTTACTGCACTGGGGGGCCCTTAAGGAGGAGGCCCGTGTTCTTGTGACTCCAGCAACAGACTGAACGGTGCGCGTGGGGGGGTGCCCAGGTTACCAAGTGTCCCGTGGTCCCCCTGCCGCCACCCGACCGCCGAGCCCGGCGCACGCCCTGAGCGAAGGGGCTGCCCCGCGGCACGGAGCGGGCACGGCAGAGCGGCTCTCCCGAGGGGGCGGGAAGCGAGCCCCGCCGCGGCTCGTTTCCGGCCGACTGCCTTGCCCCGGAGCGGGGCTGCTGCGCACGCAGGCCGCTGTCCCTGCCCCGTTCCCATGGCGGTGCCGTGTAAACAcccgccggccggccggcccggGTGCAGGCTACGCACCTCGCAGCTCATGGACGGAGCGTCGCGGGTCGGAGCCCGCTTCCCGAAGGGGAACAGGCCGCAGCGCCTGCGCCCGGCCCGAGCAGCTGCCGCTGGCCCTGCCTCACGCTCCCGGCCCGCCCACTGGGCTGGGGCTCCGCAGGCTGGCCGGGGCCCTGCGCCCTGCCTGGGGCCCTCGCCCTGCTGCCGAGCAAGGAGGGACCAGCCCGGGGAGACAAAAGGGTCCGGCCCAAGGGCAGACAAATGcggctccagccagccccaaagtGGGGACGGAGCTGGAGTCCCAGCGCTGAGCCGAGCCCACCccaaaccgggggggggggcgcactgGGCGGCTCAGCCCCGCCTCGGTACTAACAGGGCTAGAGCTCGGGTGACCCCGGGGAGGGGGTGGACGTGGATCCCCAAGGGCCCGGCTCCGTCGCAGCTCGGCTTCCGGGGCAGTTCCTGCTCCGGGGTCTCTGGCGGTGGGGCTGCTCCGCTGCTGGAACTGAGAGCTGCGGGGGAGCTAGGACTGGCCGCTGCGGGAGGGTCCTGGGATCGAGCCCGAGCATCAAATGAGCCAGCAGGTACCGTTCTCCCCAGTAACAGACAAGCTCTCCTGGACATTCGTTACAAGTTAATGAGGCTGAAAGGTCCTCAGGGCAGCGACCCTGGCTTTGAATGTGCTCTGTGGCGTCCAGCACTGTCTTTTGGACAGTGTATCAATAACCAGTTTGCAAACAAGGGATCCAGACACTCAGTTTCAAGTTATAAACATGCAATGCAATTAAACACCAAAATATCCATCGTGCCTCATATTTTAATACAGAGATTGTCTTGTGGGTCACCTGCCTTCCTATTTATAATCATTCACATCCTCTCTGATAACTACAGCAATTGGTTACATGGAACAGTAACAGTGGGACAATATTTAATGGAGTGTTAGCTGACTCAGTACAATTAACAGCTGGAAATGAGTAGCATCCTGCATTATATGACAAGTAAATGCTTCAAAGACCAATAACAAATGTTCCATATACCACAACTTGAGAAACTTTGATGTAATAAACCTCTGGCCAGGTAGGGCAACAGAGTTGTCGCTGTGCTGCTCACCTGCATCTTCACAGCAGCAGAATAGTTTTCAAATCTTCCTCCAAAGGCAAAGGCCCTATCACTTGAGCAAGAGGAGAATTTCTGATACCTGATAGTGCTATGGGTTTATGATGCACATTTGACCATTTCTGATTTCATCTAGGTAACCCAGTAGTACACATCCACCCTAGGCAGATTGTTACAACATAATATAACAACAAAtactatgccagtggttctcaaacttttgtactggtgacccctttcccatagcaagcctctgtgtgcgaccttcccccgccccccagcccccttataaattaataacacatttttatatatttaacaccattataaatgttgtaggaaaagcagggtttggggtggaggctgacagctcacaaccccacctccccccatgtaataataacctcatgactcccagtttgagaacccctgtactatACACTTACAGTAGcagcttccatccaaggatcccaaagcactctaTGAATAAGAAAGAAGTATATCTTTGTACTTAGTAAGACTGACCTATGAACTACAAAGGGAAAAGATTAAATTGTCTGCCAGTGAGGAATGAATATCAAAGTCATAAACACATTTTCTAAGAAACACCCGTGAAAGTTGCTGTTGCACACAACAGGACCATTTTCACTATGTTAGGGGATGTATTGATAAATCCTTGTCCACTGCATTAAACGCTTACCCCAAACGGGTTTAGAAATTTCTGAAGACCCAATAAGTGAATGTTAATGGAAATTACACCACTTAACCCTTCCATTCAACACTCTGAAAATTCACCTTGTAGTCACTATCTTGCCTGGGCATTCAAAAGTTCTGTGCTATAACTTCAGACAATTTACTGAAATCTTTCTACTATACATTGTTAAAGGAATTTGCTTAATTGGAGACTTTGCTTAATGGACCTGTTTTTTCTCATGCATTAAGATATTTTGCATCTATTTAGTTCAAGTATGCCCAATTGATATCACTTGACATTAACTTATTTCATGATTAATGATTTCACCAACATGTATGTGACAGGACCCCCGGGGTACAACCTGGAATTCTGAGACCACTGTGTCCCttttctctccagcctgggctgtctcttacAACCCTTTGCCAGTGACAAGCATCTAACCCTCTTAgcagctgttatcactcagctaCCAGCATGCAGAGGCACACCCAGTTAAATTGCATGAATACTCTCATGAACTATACACAGGGAAACACCAGCAAACCCCCCAGGACCTCAGCCTTCCACCCCAGGAATATACTGTGTTGCACAGCTCAAGCCCTTCTCTTGACCAGTGCAAGCTTATTAACTATttcaccacttcatcaaaggaaagtggacgtgcaccagcctttgtaacctgagcagattccccaagcacttcagaCAAACTTACTGATTAAgataactacagaaagatagattttaagtgattataagtggtaggcataaaagtcagagatAGTTACTAAAGGAAATAAAAGGCAAACATACAGTCTAAATTCTAAACCTTTTTTAGGCTAGCAATATTTGGATCaaacagtttttctcaccccactggatgttgcaggtaaGTTACAgtccttaatacacaggcttttctttccagcctgggaccagtctcctcagttcaagtctGTCTTCCCAGTGTTCTTCTTGCCTTcagcataggtgggggaaggaaagctaattgcatgatgccactgtcccttattttatactctcagtccatgtgcctggaaaatGGAAAATACTAGCCCAGACATGgcctggtgggctttgctgagtcccAGGGTTGGGTAATTCCATTGTGTGGTGGTGAATCAAtgagtttcagcagatcataacctttcatatgatatcttacatggcaagTTTAAGTTTCACAACCATAtatgaatgatgaatatgggAGTTACAGGGTGCTACCTTGGGTTACAGTGTGTCACAATGTATTGTATATATTTGAAACTTCAAAAAAGGACAATTTTCCAAAGCTGAAAGCAATTGTTGTCATAATTGAGTGGAAACATAATTTAAAGTGGAAAGTGTTCGAGGATCTCTTACAAAAAGCCACActtccacagacacacacaaaccccctccccatctccacttTTGCTGGGCAAAAAGACATTCTGGTTAAAAAGAGGTGTGGAAGCAACGATaaagtataaaaaaaatcaacctatAAAGACTGGAAAAATGGGGAAGTAAATGGCATTGAATATAAGTAACAAGTTAAAAAGGTAGGCAACTGAAAAGAGAAGCCAAAGAAATCAATGAACAAGCAATATCCAATAAGTCAAAAGACAATAAGAAGGCAATTTTTATACATATTGGgaataaaaaaacaaccaccctagGTTCATTGCTAGATGAAAATGCTAAAATTATAAATAGCTGTGTTCAAAAAGCAGAAATGTTCAATAGCTatatctgttctgtatttgggatgAAACAGAGGTATCTATGCATCCCAGCTGTTGTGGATAGAGCACAAGATATACTATCTGTAACAAAGGAGGACTGAGGCAACATCTggtaaaattaaatattttcaaatccaCAGGCCTGGATAACTTATACACATAACTCTACAGATAGTTTCTTTAAGACTTTGCTGAACcataaatgttaatttttaacaaatcttggaaAAATGATGAAATTCCAAAGGATTGAAGGACTGCCAACATAgctccaatatttaaaaagagtaaaagaGATGACCTAGGGAATTACAGACCTGTTAGCTTCATGTCAGTTCTAGGTAAAAATAATGGAATGGTTAATTCAGGACTATCAACAAGGAGTTAGAAgccaaaaatataataaaagccAGTCAATGTGGTTTCATGGAACTTAGGTTTTCTGACAAAcctgttgcctttttttttaaaaaacaggattaCAAGACTGCTTGATAAAGGTAACTATTTTGATATGGTATACTTGTATTTCTGTAAAACATTTGCGTTAAAACGATATggtattttgatttaaaaacttgcATTATGTGAAATTAATGGAGCACATGTcagatggattaaaaactggtttacAAATAGATCTCATAATGTAGCTGTTAATAGGGAGAGATCAATGTGCGGGGCTTGTTCCAACAGGGGCTCCAGGAATTGGTTCTTGGTCTtactatttaatatatttatcagcACTCTAGACAATGATATAAAATCtttgctggtaaagtttgcaaatgacacaaagacTGGTGGGGTAGTAAAGAATGAGGAAGGCAGGTTATTGTTACAGTATGATCTGAATTAGCTGCGTAAATAGTGACagtcaaacaaaatgcattttaatacaaccaAATGCAAGGTAATACATTCGGGAACGAAAACCACAGGTTATACCTACAGGATTTGAGACTCTGTCttgaaagcagtgactcagaaaaggaCTTAAAGGTCATTGTAGATCATATCTTCAATGTGAGCTCTGTGCAATGGTGTGGCAAAGGGGATAAtgaaatccttggatgtataaaaaggggaatattATGTAGAAGTAGTAAAGTGATCTTGCCTCTGTACACAGCATTGGTAAGAccactgctagaatactgtgtccccTTCTAGTGTCTGCACTTCGAGAAGGATGTGGACATACTTGAGAGAGTTCAAAGGAGGATCACAAAAATGATCCAGTTGCCAGAAAACAAGTTTTAATGTGGTGATGCTAAATTAGATcaatttattcattttattgaaGCGAAGGAGCCTTGATCACTGTGCATAGGTACATACACATGGAAAAGAGATTTGATAGTGAGGGGCATTTCAACCTGTCTGATAAAGGCACAACAAAATtaaaaggctggaagttgaagttggaTAAATTCAACCTTAAAATAAGATGCAGATTCCTAGTAGTGAAGGTGATTAAACACTTTGACAGCTTACCAGGGAGGAGACTCACTGTCACTTGGCGTTTCTAAAATAAGATTagatatttttctgaaagatgtCCTTTAATCCAGCTTCTTGGAGAATTTCTGCAGCCTGTGTATGGGAGGATCAGGCTGGATAGTTGTGGTGATCCCATCCAGCCTTGAAGTCTGTGAATCCCCCCATTCATCCCCTTCCTTTAAGGGTCTTGGGAAGAATGTCATTACCCAACATGTTCATAACACGTGTGGCTCTGTATTATGATAATGATTATAATCTAATCTCATGCTTCACGGCTTCAGTTGGTCACTTGcaagaggtcaggaaggaatttttttccccctgaagcacAATTgtaatctaaaaagaaaaggagtacttgtggcaccttagagactaaccaatttatttgagcataagctttcgtgagctacagctcacttcatcggatgcatactgtggaaagtgtagaagatctttttatatacacacaaagcatgaaaaatacctcctcccaccccactctcctgctggtaatagcttatctaaaggagagtggggtaggaggaggtattttttcatgctttgtgtgtatataaaaagatcttctacactttccacagtatgcatccgatgaagtgagctgtagctcacgaaagctcatgctcaaataaattggttagtctctaaggtgccacaagtactccttttctttttgcgaatacagactaacacggctgttactctgaaattgtaATCTAGTGGttattttcactttcctctgaagaatcAGGGATCAGCCACAGCTAGAGACAGGATACCAGTTGGAATGGACTGGTGCTCTAGGTGAGGTGGTAGAGAAAATCTTCTGTCTTAGATACCAGGCTGATGTGTCTTGTTTACGTGCTCGGGATCTGATTGCTAGTTTTGAGGTGTCAgtaaggaattttctcccagttCAGACCttggttgggttttgtttgttggttaggtttatttatttatttggccttcctctgcagcata
It encodes:
- the LOC140911265 gene encoding molybdopterin synthase sulfur carrier subunit-like, which gives rise to MSCEVVALYFARSAELAGVRSEIISVPQQLTSLQLWEEIVKRHPRLAAIQDQVVFAVRQEYVLLGDQLLVLQSGDEVAIIPPISGG